In Ooceraea biroi isolate clonal line C1 chromosome 14, Obir_v5.4, whole genome shotgun sequence, the genomic window ACTGGTAAGATTTCTTAGATTCTATTATTCGCGAGACTGGAAATATCTCATTCCCTTGtgcaagatataaaaaaatgttattctcAAACCTTTGTGTGGTTCTGTGCTCCTGTTCCTGCGCTTGAAGTAAGCGTTGCGTTTCCTCAGCATCCTCCCCGTCCAACGAATTTTCTATATTAGTCATAGCTAAAATATGTCTCTTCATCTTCTCCGCAATCGACTGTGAAAATGTATatcttgttaatatcattGCGAATCATCAGGTCAGGGATGTATTTTGTCAAATATACTCGTGTACCTTCTGCATATCGGAATATCTCTGTAATGCGTCTTTGAAGTCGGTCGTGAGTTTCTCAATTTGTAATTTCTGCTGCTTATCACCACGCCTCATCAACACCGTCAGTCTTGCTATATCTTTGCTCGTCTGTGTGACTACCTGATTAGTACTTAATTGTGTTACATGcctagaaaaaaaaatatatatatatatatgcaccaAATGGTACATACTAGGGCGAAGGTTGTTTTAAAGTTTTTTGTATCGCTGACAGAGCGTTAGagtaatttcatatttcttacACTTTGTCTCTTAAGCCTTGATTATCCTTGCTGGTTCCAATGTTCTTATAAGCTCTCTCCAATGTCTTCCAACTTGTGTTAATTGTGTATATGTTAGTGGTAATATTTTCACTGAGACTATAAAGCTCAGTGGGACTAAATCCTATTTCAGGTACATCCACCCGCTGATCCGTAGATCCATAGTTTTGAGAACGATGAGCCATTCTAAAacaaaaatctattttattgttgtaaaacattttttaattctaatatTATCAAAGTatacaatacattatttttgcccgtaattattataatagtaactattgcaattatttctttgtgtttaatcattatttatatcacGCATTGTTCCATAACTTTTCTATGgcaatgtattaaatttttatggtACGCCTTCCTGTTATATTGTcacacaaatatttaatactgaCAAGTAGCATttaagtaaatatttattccttCTATTAAAATGTGAGTgatgtgtgagagagagaaagaaagaggctATGTGTGTGAgtatgtgagagagagagagagagaatgattatatataatacaatcatggtacaaaatataaaatacctcaataaatcaataaatataaatagttttacTAGAGATATCAGCATTTATCATACACCTGTACttatgcaaaatgcaaaaaatcataaaataatttttttacctaCACCTTTCATATATGTGTTTTGAACGTGTTCACATGTGTTTCTGATACAAACTGGTTAATGACATTTACATTAATGCAAAGATTACAtggcaattattttaaacatccGAGAACAATGGAAATGATCCTGACGGAGTCGTTGAACCTTTCGTGCACAATGAGAGACATTTCGACACGCTCGTTATCGCGATATCGCGGCGATGACACATGCGAGAGATTTAACCAGCATAATCGAGCTAATTCTATGTACGACACTTATTTAAGGGAGTTGAATTAGCGGACACGGCCAAGTAGGGGCGCGTACAGCTGATACGTCGACGGGCGTTCCGCACTAACCTGAAAATCCGTTTATCACACACAAGAGTCTCtaaatgtacaaatataaGTCGCCTCTTGCGGAATCACATTGAAAGCGCACGGAATCTCCCCGCAGCGAATCCTTCGGAAACTGACAGTTGCCCGAACGATCTAACGCACCGTCGCACAGCCGTGTGACAACGGGCCCTTTGTACTCTCCCCCGTGCACGCAGACGGAGGTCTAATTTACCGACGTGCCGGGTTTTTTACACGCAAATTTTCCGAGCCCGGTGCACGCGCGTCCCCATTGAATTAACGAGAAACGACGAAAACCGCCCTCTTCAGGCATCGCgaatttttcctttccttaGACTGTCGCCCCTTCGCATTTTATTCCCTCCCCCGAATAAATGGTTCGATTTCTGACTATAAAGATTACGGAGCACCGCCGGAGTCAAGTTGCGGTCCGCTAGTGACTTCCTGTCGCGAGTCTATTGTCGAATCGCCAACGCATCGCCGGGGATTTGGCTCGGCATCCCCCGGAGTAATCAGTTCGCACGAGCGCGGAAAATTATCCGGCAACGTGCGCCGCGCGAACGCGATACGCGTCCACGCGGGGATGACTTTTTGTCAACTCGTGTGAGTGTCTAATCTACCGTCCGGCGTATCATCACTGACGACGTCAAGAAGAAACCCGCCGCACGCCCAACTCGATCGGCGGTCCGGTCGACTCGTCTCGCGAAGTCCAACGAATTAATTCTCGCCATATTTTTCGGCCGGTCGtggtgcgagcgcgcgcggcacgGGCGAGCTAGTCGCGCGCGGAACGCTGGCTTGACCAGACGCGTCTCACGGAAGTTCCCGAGTACGACCGACAGATTGCGAAAGCCTTCAGAAACAACAACCGTCGGCCGTAAGTAAACGCTATTGTGTTCTCTCTTGCTTTGCGCGGCGAATTAACGGGCGTGTAGCGGCGCGGGTGCGGCGAAAAGCACGCGGGACgatcgcgcggccgcgcggaAATCGCGATCGGCCGCGGTGCGCGCGGGCGCGACCACGCGAAGAATTTCTCGCGGCCGCGCGAGGCCCCGTGCGGGCGCCCGAGTCGGGTCGTGTCCGTCATGTCGGGCGAGGAAGCGTCGTGTCGTCCGTGCCCGGGGCTTCCGGCGATCGCGCACGCGAGGATTCCGCTTGCGTCGCGCCGCGGTGAAAAAACTCGCTCCGCGAAGCGCCCCGAGGTTCGCCGTCATCCATGCATgcaactttctctctctctctctctctctctctctcgcgtttgACACTTTGGCTAACGTGTGGACCTGGTGATAGGTCCGTCGGTAGCGTGCCCGCCTCGGCTCGGTCGAGAGGCTGTCGCGCGTGAAAATCCGCGAGGAATCGGTTGCGCGACGAAGGGAAGGCGAGCAAAAGGGCAAAATCCGCCGAGCGACGGGAGGGCCTCCCCGCCGCCCCCTCCTGCCTCAACGAATTCCTGAATTAGTACGTGCCTCTGGCGCCACGCTTCTTCACCGAGATGCGAGGGCACTCGCCGCTGTTTAGCTCCCGTTAAGCGACTCTCGTCGGCTTTTGTGGGACTCGCGCCGCAAGTCCCACGCGAAAGAGCGTTCGCGGAGTCGCCGCCACGCTAAAGTGACTTCGGCCCGTGAGAATCCCTCGAGGAATACTCGGAACGTGCGACACGTGCGAGCTCTTCTCGACAGGCTTCCTTCCGCTCGTCGATGCActttaaggggatcctggagctgctagtgaactattttctcactatagcgatggtaattgcagtttcgaaagtTCTCTTTactgcttgtgcagaataaaaaatccttttccacaaatgaagcatagatacaaagaaagcccgctctacaggactttatattcaaaatagaaacaagttagaaaagacaaatgcaagtttttcacttttttctttttatacttcatttgtggaaaaggattttttattctgcacaagcaataaagagaattttcgaaactgcaattaccatcgctatagtaaaaaaacagtttactagcaactccagtatcaccttaaggggaagctggagctgctagtgaactattttctcactatagcgatggcaattgcagtttcgaaagtTCTCTTTactgcttgtgcagaataaaaaatccttttccacaaatgaagcatagatacaaagaaagcccgctctacaggactttatattcaaaatggaaacaagttagaaaagacaaatgcaagtttctaacttttttctatctatacttcatttgtggaaaaggattttttattctgcacaagcaataaagagaattttcgaaactgcaattaccgtcgctatagtaaaaaaacagtttactagcaactccaggatcaccttaaggggaagctggagttgctagtgaactattttttcactatagcgatggtaattgcagtttcgaaagtTCTCTTTactgcttgtgcagaataaaaaatccttttccacaaatgaagcatagatacaaagaaagcccgctctacaggactttatatttaaaatggaaaagagttagaaaagacaaatgcaagtttctaacttttttctatctatacttcatttgtggaaaaggattttttattctgcacaagcaataaagagaattttcgaaactgcaattaccgtcgctatagtaaaaaaacagtttactagcaactccagtatcaccttaaggggaagctggagctgctagtgaactattttctcactatagcgatggcaattgcagtttcgaaagtTCTCTTTactgcttgtgcagaataaaaaatccttttccacaaatgaagcatagatacaaagaaagcccgctctacaggactttatatttaaaatggaaaagagttagaaaagacaaatgcaagtttctaacttttttctatctatacttcatttgtggaaaaggattttttattctgcacaagcaataaagagaattttcgaaactgcaattaccgtcgctatagtaaaaaaacagtttactagcaactccaggatcaccttaaggggaagctggagttgctagtgaactattttttcactatagcgatggtaattgcagtttcgaaagtTCTCTTTactgcttgtgcagaataaaaaatccttttccacaaatgaagtatagatacaaaggaagcccgctctacaggactttatattcaaaatggaaacaagttagaaaagacaaatgcaagtttctaacttttttctatctatacttcatttgtggaaaaggattttttattctgcacaagcaataaagagaattttcgaaactgcaattaccatcgctatagtaaaaaaacagtttactagcaactccaggattaccttaaggggaagctggagttgctagtgaactattttttcactatagcgatggtaattgcagtttcgaaagtTCTCTTTactgcttgtgcagaataaaaaatccttttccacaaatgaagtatagatacaaaggaagcccgctctacaggactttatattcaaaatggaaaagagttagaaaagacaaatgcaagtttctaacttttttctatctatacttcatttgtggaaaaggattttttattctgcgcaagcaataaagagaattttcgaaactgcaattaccatcgctatagtgaaaaaatagtttactagcaactccagtATCACCTTAAGGAGaagctggagctgctagtgaactattttctcactatagcgatggtaattgcagtttcgaaagtTCTCTTTactgcttgtgcagaataaaaaatccttttccacaaatgaagcatagatacaaagaaagcccgctctacaggactttatattcaaaatggaaacaagttagaaaagacaaatgcaagtttctaacttttttctatctatacttcatttgtggaaaaggattttttattctgcgcaagcaataaagagaattttcgaaactgcaattaccatcgctatagtgaaaaaatagtttactagcaactccagtatcaccttaaggggaagctggagctgctagtgaactattttctcactatagcgatggtaattgcagtttcgaaagtTCTCTTTactgcttgtgcagaataaaaaatccttttccacaaatgaagcatagatacaaagaaagcccgctctacaggactttatattcaaaatggaaacaagttagaaaagacaaatgcaagtttctaacttttttctatctatacttcatttgtggaaaaggattttttattctgcacaagcaataaagagaattttcgaaactgcaattaccgtcgctatagtaaaaaaacagtttactagcaactccagtatcaccttaaggggatcctggagtgaccagggaattttttcgcgatggtgctgccatttgcacaataaaatgctttttataaaaatttcgcactTTGTGCGTACAAAAGTGAGGCACTTTTGAATGAAGACAGAATGAAGGAATACGAGGcggcttttagaaatgaatttagaagcgtgagagaaaagaaaagagtgtTCGAAAagcttgtatgtatgtataagtaCGTACAAAATGTTCAAACAcgctttccttttctcttacgCTTCTAcattcatttctaaaagccgCCTCATATTCCTTCATTCTGTCTTCATCGAAAAGTGCCTCATTTTGTACgcacaaattgcgaaatttttataaaaagcatttaaattttaatttttgtacatgtatgtgtgcaattggcaacacttttcactaggcactccaggatccccttaatgcTAGAATGCTGACTAATCCCTTTGTTATCTCGCATCTCTCATCACTCGTCTAACGATTCGTGCAAAAATGATTTCGTCAATTCGAAGGAGTATATCATGGCGCATTCGGGCGGGCGGTAGCTCTAGGAGCTCCGCTGCCAAAATCGTTTTGCGATAACAGTAACTCAAATCCCCGTGCGTAGTGCGAGAATCTTGTGGCTAGCTTCATGTCGCACAATGATTCATGAAATTGTCAGCGTATGTTGGTGCAGTTGCTCGGCACGTGATATTCGCCACCGCGGTAACAAACGCAAACAATTACGCGTGCATTAGACGCGCATTGTCGGTATTCTAGCTTTAAATTACTCTCgatattaatcgattaattaacaaCCGGTCCTCCTGACCTCTACCATTTAAGCCGTACAGCAGCGCATGAATTGTTTCGCGTTAATCGCGATCGAATTGATCGTCGATCATCTGatatttctctcgtttcgCGCGATTCTCGCGTGGAGGGGTGTTAGTGCGCGGAACATGGCGAGAGCGAGCTTTGCTCGGTCATCCCTGCGAGCCTCGCCATTGCGCGTCGCACGCGTGCTTCTCCTGAGAATCAGACGACCGCACCGTTGCTTCTTCCGGAAGTCGTGCACCGTTCTCGGAAATGCAACGGGCCCTCCCGTGTCGAACGACACTGGGGGCATGCACGCGTGTGTGCACGTACTTCGTCGATCGATGCCGCTCGAGGCTCGGAGCACATGCACACACGACCGACTTTGTAAGCACGAAGACAGGCGCGCATCGTCACGCTTCTAAGGGTTTTAGCAAGCCTCCGATAAGTGATTTTATTAGCTGCCGAGTATCGGAATCGCTATATactttctaaatattttatgcgagACACAAGTAAGAAGAAGTGAGGAGGATTATTATATGCAAtggaaatagagagagagagagagagggaggggaacgtttgcaatatttgatatatcttGATGTGTTTGATATACATCCATAAAATCACTTGTTTAGTAAAAGAAGTGTATGATTTAAATTTGCTTCGAATTTaatgtagaggaaagtccccgattatgagataccatatcgattttgccgaatgtaaggaaatctataggcagaatttaaaaatgtaatacgttctcttgaagagaatttaataagctttaggttggtcaaatgaaaaatcgaatttaaatattattttttctgaaaattaaacaaatttgaaaaaagagctttacgcaggatcgagaaagtgtgctcctaatataagatacctcgagaaatcggtgttaaaagtgcaaaatacatcagtattgcaagtaaaaaactttattagatatttttataaaaatactgctgccacagccttcgccaaatcttcacgattccactgtcgacgcttcctcgtttctctaacctccatagtcagattctataaaaattaaatacacaaaaattcgtaatataaattcgtattaacttttctttaaccttaacgtagtattttctttctttttattacactacatactcttcatattcgagcaataattatctcatattaagagtgccctgaatatctcattgtACGAGCCACGCAcccagcggttccgcgatcatgaaatctaacctctacaattaagcaattcaacaaatcgcgtattttcctgttactacgattctactctatcattgcagactgaatttattgccaaccatttctttattatgtaataaacaaggtttaaagacttacctcaagttcctttgacatgttcacaatttcacaaaccttttcttgcaaaagctaaacgcaataacgaacaa contains:
- the LOC105284443 gene encoding syntaxin-12, with translation MAHRSQNYGSTDQRVDVPEIGFSPTELYSLSENITTNIYTINTSWKTLERAYKNIGTSKDNQGLRDKVHVTQLSTNQVVTQTSKDIARLTVLMRRGDKQQKLQIEKLTTDFKDALQRYSDMQKSIAEKMKRHILAMTNIENSLDGEDAEETQRLLQAQEQEHRTTQRTLEFQQGLLLEREDRIKRIEGDILDVNQIMRELAALVYQQGDTIDTIDNHIENVHGNVELGAQELVKGSNYQSKFRRKVYILLLLAIIVAIVLTVILVIKLS